The Xanthomonas indica sequence CCGGCCTGAGCCACCTGCGCCAGGTCCCGGTGGACGGGGTCAAGATCGACAAGAGCTTCGTCGCCGACCTGCAGCGCGATCCGGACGACCTGGCGCTGACCACCGCGATCATCGCCATGGCGCATTCGCTGGATATCACCGTGGTCGCCGAGGGCATCGAGCAGGAGGCGCAGTTCGAGCTGTTGCGCGAGCGCGGCTGCGAATTGGGGCAGGGCTTCTGGCTCAGCCGCCCGCTCAGCGCGGAGGAATTCCGCCAGTTGCTGGCCAGCGAGGACGCGCCGCCGGCCGATGCCTGAGTGCTGCCGCGGCACCGCGGCCTGCGGCCGCCGCGCGCGCGGCGACCGTCGTCACGCGGGTCAGGGCAGCAGCGGGCGCTTGCCGGTGTCGCCGGCGATCTCGCGCACCAGCTTCGGCACCAGGTAGCCGGACAGGCGCGCGGCCAGCGCCTGGTGCAGCGCCAGCGCGGTGGCGTCGTCCACTTCGAAATGGGCCACGCCCTGCACCCGGTCCAACTGGTGCAGGTAGTAGGGCAGCACGCCGGCGGCGAAGCTGCGCTCGCTCAGCGCGGCCAGTGCCTCCACGCTGTCGTTGACTCCGCGCAGCAGCACCGCCTGGTTGAGCAGCTGCGCGCCGGCCTCGCGCAGGCGCGCCAGCGCGGCATCGACGCCGGCGTCGAATTCGTTGGCGTGGTTGGCGTGGATCACGAACGCCAGCGGCCACGGCAGCGCACGCAGCCAGGCCAGCAGCGGCGCGTCGACGCGTTCGGGCAGCACCACCGGCAGGCGGCTGTGGATGCGCAGGCGCTTGAGCTGCGGCAGCGTCGCCAGCGCCTCGGTCAGTTCGGCCAGTTTCGGCGTGGCCAGCGACAGCGGATCGCCGCCGGACAGGATCACTTCCTCGATGCTGGGATCGGCGGCGATCGCCGCCACCGCCGTGCGCCAGCCGTCGCGCGCAGCGGTCTCGTCGGCATACGGGAAATGCCGGCGGAAGCAGTAGCGGCAGTGCACCGCGCAGCTGCCGGTGGCCACCAGCAGGGCGCGGCCGCGGTACTTGTGGATCACTCCGTCGGCTTTCTTGGCCGCCGTGTCGCCGACCGCATCCAGCGAGAAGCCGGCGACCCGGCGCTGCTCGTCGTCGATCGGCAGGACCTGGCGCAGCAGGGGGTCGTGCGGATCGCCCGGGCGCATGCGCGCGACGAAGCTGCGCGGCACGCGCAGCGCGAACTGCGTCGCAGCCTGTTCGGAGACGCCCAGCGCCTGCGGATTCAGGTCCAGCAGGGCCAGCAGCTCGCGCGGATCGCGCACGGCGTCGCGCCAGGCCTGCTGCCAGCGCGGCGGCGCGGCGGTGGGCAGGGGCGGGGACGGCTGCATCGGGCGGGGGGCTGCGGTTATCATAGGCGGTCATCACACGAGCGCCCGCCGTTGCGGCGGAGCTTCCATTCTATCCGGCCGGCCGCCGAACGCGGCGGGTTTGCCTTACCCGAGGAGTTTCAGATGGCCAGCTACGGCATGAACGACGTCAAGAACGGGATGAAGATCCTGGTCAACAGCGAGCCTGCGATCATCACCGATACCGAATACGTCAAGCCCGGCAAGGGCCAGGCGTTCACCCGCGTCAAGTACCGCTTCATCAAGTCCGGGCGCGTGGTCGAAATGACCATGAAGGCGACCGACAGCGTGGAAGCGGCCGACGTGGTCGACACCGACATGCAGTACCTGTACAGCGACGGCGAGTACTGGCACTTCATGCAGCAGGAAACCTTCGAGCAGGTGCAGGCCGACAAGGCCGGCGTCGGCGACGCCGCCAAGTGGATCAAGGGCGAGGAAGATTGCGTGGTCACGCTGTGGAACGGCACGCCGATCCAGGTCACCCCGCCGAACTTCGTCGAACTGAAGATCGTCGAGACCGACCCGGGCGTGCGCGGCGATACCTCCGGCGGCGGCGGCAAGCCGGCGACCCTGGAGACCGGCGCGGTGGTGCGCGTGCCGCTGTTCGTCGGCCAGGAGGAAGTGATCCGCGTCGATACGCGTTCGGGCGAATACGTCTCGCGCGTCAAGTAAGGCGACGTGCCCGCGGCCGCCGCCGGCCGCGGGCATGCGCACGCGCTGGCGTGCGGCAGCGAGGCAGCGCCATGCGCCGGAGCGCCGCGCGGCGGTGAAGGACCACCTCGCTCCCAAGGAACCCCCGTGACCACCAGCCACGCCGACAGCGCCGACAGCAAGTACCCGCACGATCGGGTCGTGTTCTTCAGCGATGCGGTCTTCGCCATCGCCATCACCTTGCTGGCGGTGGAAATCAAGGTGCCGGGACATGCCGAGGTCGAGGCCGCCGGCGGCATCCTCGCCGCCCTGCACCGGATGCTGCCGCTGTTCATCGGCTTTGCGGTCAGCTTCCTGGTCACCGCGCTGTTCTGGAAGTCGCACCTGCAGCTGTGCCGCCACATCCGCCAGTTCGACGACCGGCTGAGCTGGCTCAACGTGCTGCAGCTGTTGCTGATCGGCCTGCTGCCGTTCTCCACCGCGCTGTATTCGGATTATTTCGGCAGTCACGAGGCCTTCTCGGTGTACTGCGCGCACCTGGCCGCGATCGGCCTGGCCGGGTACTGGCTGCACGCCTATGCGGTGCGCAAGGAAGGCCTGGCGCAGCGGCTGGGCCCGCTGCAGGCGCAGGCGATGAAGCTGCGTGCGGCGGTGTCGCCGGTGGTGTTTGCGTTGTGCATCCCCGTGGGCATGGCCGCGCCCTGGCTGGGCCGCGTCGGCTTCCTGGCGATCTTCCTGCTGCAGTGGGGGGTGATGCGCGTGTACCAGCAGCGCATCCGCCAGGCCCAGGCGGCACCGGCACCGTGATCCTTCCTTTTCTAGAGCCCCTGCGATGACCTCCATTCCCGAATCCTGCGACCTGCTGATCGAAGCCGGCTACGTGGTCCCGATCGAACCACATGCGGTGGTGCTCGAAGACCATGCGGTGGCGGTGCGCGGCAGCGAGATCGTGGCGGTGCTGCCCACGGCCGAGGCGCGCACGCGCTTCGCCCCCGCACGCACCGTCTCGCGCCCGGACGCGGCGCTGCTGCCGGGCCTGGTCAACGCGCACACGCACAACCCGATGACCCTGCTGCGCGGCATCGCCGACGACTTGCCGCTGATGGTGTGGCTGCAGCAGCACATCTGGCCGGTGGAGACCGCGGTGATCGGCCCGGAATTCGTCGCCGACGGCACCGCGCTGGCCATCGCCGAGATGCTGCGCGGCGGCACCACCTGCGCCAACGAGAACTATTTCTTCGCCGACGTGCAGGCCGCCGTGTACAAGCAGCACGGCTTCCGCGCGCGGGTCGGCACGGTGATCATCGATTTCCCGACCGCCTGGGCCAAGACCTCCGACGAATACTTCGCCCGCGCCTGCGAGGTGCACGACCAGTGGCGCGACGATCCGCTGGTCGGCATCGCCTTCGCCCCGCATGCGCCGTACACGGTCAACGACGCCAACTTCGAGCGGGTACGGATGCTGTCCGACCAGCTCGAGGTGCCGGTGCACCTGCACACCCACGAGACCGCGCAGGAAATCGCCGATTCGCTCAAGCAGTACGGGCAGCGCCCGCTGGCGCGGCTGGACCGGCTGGGCTTGGTCAACGACCGCCTGATCGCGGTGCACATGACCCAGCTCACCGACGCGGAGATCCACCTGTGCGCCGAGCGCGGGGTCAGCGTGGTGCATTGCCCCGAATCCAACCTCAAGCTTGCCTCCGGGTTCTGCCCGGCCTGCGCACTGCAGCGTGCGGGCGTGAACCTGGCGATCGGCACCGACGGCTGCGCCAGCAACAACGATCTGGACATGTTCAGCGAGAACCGCACCGCGGCGATCCTGGCCAAGGCCGTGGCCAACGACGCCACCGCGCTAGACGCGGCCAGCACGCTGCGCGCGGCCACCCTGGGCGGCGCGCGCGCGCTGGGCTTCGGCGAGACGATCGGCTCGATCGAGCCGGGCAAGCAGGCCGACCTGATCTGCGTGGACCTGTCGGCGCTGGAGACCCAGCCGCTGCACAACGTGTTGTCGCAGCTGGTGTACGCCACCGGCCGGCAGCAGGTCAGCGACGTGTGGATCGCCGGCCAGCCCAAGCTGAGCCAGCGCGTGCTGGTGGACATGGACGTCGACGCGCTGGTCGCCAATGCCCGGCAGTGGCGCGAACGTATCCGCAGCGTCCACGCCTGATCCCCTATGTTCGCCGTGCCGCGCCGCGAGCGCGGCCCAAACGAGAGTCCGCCATGACCGCTTCCGCCGCCAACGCCTCCGCCAATTTCGATCAGGCCGAACTGGACAAGTTCGGCGCCCTGGCCACCCGCTGGTGGGACGCCGACGGCCCGCAGAAGCCGCTGCACGCGCTCAACCCGGTGCGCCTGCGCTACGTCGCCGAGCGCCTGCCGCTGCGCGGTGCGACGGTGCTGGACGTGGGCTGCGGCGGCGGCCTGCTCAGCGAGGCGCTGGCCAAGGAGGGCGCGCAGGTCACCGCCATCGACCTGTCGCCGGAACTGATCAAGGTCGCGCGCCTGCACCAGTTCGAATCCGGGGTCGAGGTGGATTACCGCGTGCAGTCGGTGGAGGACCTGGCGGCGGCGCAGCCGGCCAGCTTCGATGCGATCACCTGCATGGAGATGCTCGAGCACGTGCCCGATCCGGCGGCGATCGTGCGCGCCTGCGCGACCCTGCTCAAGCCGGGCGGACAGCTGTTCCTGTCCACCCTCAACCGCACCCCGGCCGCGTTTGCCCTGGCCATCGTCGGTGCCGAGTACGTGGCGCGGCTGCTGCCCACCGGCACCCACCGCTATCAGGATTTCATCAAGCCGGCGGAATTGGCTGCCTGGTTGCGCCAGGCCGAGCTGCAGCTGCGCGACGTCAGCGGCCTGGCCTACGAGCCGTGGCGCAACCGCGCGCGGTTGTCCTCGCGGACCGAGGTCAATTACCTGGCGTGTGCTGCAAAGCCGGGAATCGGGAATGGGGAATAGGGAAGCGCCGCTGCCGCGGCGAGGGTTTCCGCGGGTGGCGCTGTTCGATCTGGATGGCACGCTGCTGGACAGTGCGCCGGACCTGCTGGCCGCGGCCAATGCGGTGCTGGCCGAGCAGGGCCGCGCGGCGTTGACCCTGGCGCAGTTGCGGCCCGTGGTGTCCAAGGGTTCGCGGGCGATGCTCGGCGTCGCGTTTCCGGATCTGCCAGCGGCCGAGCGCGATGCGCTGATTCCGGTATTCCTGCGCCACTACGAGGCGCTGATCGGCCGGTATTCGCAGTTGTTCGACGGCATCGCCGAGTTGCTGCAGCGGCTGGAGGCCGCGGGCAGCGTGTGGGGCATCGTCACCAACAAGCCCGAGGCACTGGCGCGATTGATCCTGCCGCAGCTGCAGTGGGAGCAGCGCTGCGCGGTGCTGATCGGCGGCGACACGCTGCCCGAGCGCAAGCCGCATCCGTTGCCGCTGCAGATCGCGGCGCAGCGCCTGGGCGTGGCGCCGCATGAGGTGGTCTACGTCGGCGACGACGAACGCGACATCCTTGCCGCGCGCGCCGCCGGCATGGCCTCGGTCGCGGTGCTGTGGGGCTACCGGCTGGACGAGGACGACCCGCTGGCCTGGCGCGCCGATGCGATGGTCGCCGCGCCGGCCGAGCTGTACGACGCTGCGGCCTGGCCGGTCAGCGCAGCCGCTTCCTGAGACAGGGGCTGTCGCCGCGTTGGCGACGCCGCCGCGCGGAGGCCGCGAACGCCGCGTCGCCGCCTGCACGCCGACACCGCTCGGCATCCACCGGCCACGCACGTAAACTGCGCGTTCTGCGCGACAACCGCGCCCACTTCCCCGTTGCGCGATGCCTTCGTCGCGCGCGCTTGACTCCGGATTCACCGACCGCATGAGCAGTACGTCCGCCCTGGATGCCTTCCTCGACAAATGGCGCCGCCGTTGGCCGGAATGGGCCGTGGCCGAGGCCTTCGTGCCGGCGCCGCAGCGCGCCCGCACCGTGGCCTGGTTCGCCCTGCTGCAGGAATTCGACGACATCCTCAACATCGCCGGCGATCCGCTGCCGGCCGACGCCAAGCTGGCCTGGTGGGGCGAGGAACTGCGCAGCTGGGCCGGGCAGCGTTCGCGGCATCCGCTGGGCCGGGTGCTGGAGCCGGTGGCCGCGCCGTGGACGCAACTGGCCGAGGCCTTGCCGAGCCTGCCGCAGTCGCGCGCGGCCGCGGCCGACACGGCGCATGCGCTGGAGCGGCTGGAGCAGTTCGCGCAGGCAGTGGTCGCGGTCGAGCGCGTGTTGTTCGATGGCCCGGCCGAGGGCGCCGCGGTGCCGGTCGCGCTGCAGGTGCTGGCCCAGCGCCTGGCCGAGGCTGGCGCCGCCACCGCGCCGCTGGCGCTGCGCGGCGGCGATGAAGCGCAGCAGCGCCAGCGCTGGGCACAGGCGCTACTGAAGCCGTGGCCGCGTCGCGTGCGCGGGCCGCGGCCGCGACGCATCCTGTCGGCGCTGGCGCGTGCGCGCATCGCGCAGCAGGCGGCCACCGCGCCCAAGCCACCGGGGCAGATGGCGACGCTGTGGCGCGCCTGGTGGGCCGGGCTGGGCTGAGTCCGCCAGCCCGCGCCGCCGCCTTGCCTCAGGGCGCGCTGCCGGCGCCGCTGTTGGCGTACTCGTAGAAGCGATTGGCCGAGGTGCTGCAGCCGCTGCTGCAGTACGGCCGGCCGATGGTCGAGGCGTTCCACGGCGCGCTCTTGCGGATGTGGCCGCCCAGCGCCGAGTCGCGGATCACCACCTTGCCGTTGGGTGAGGTGCCGTCGACGTAGTTGGACAGGCTGCCCACGCTCTCGTCCCAGGCCCGCCCCAGCCATACCGTGCCGCTGCCCGGAGTGCCGACCGCATCGAAGGTGCTGCCGACGGCGAGGAAGCCGTAGCTGCTGCCCGGCCGGGTGCTGGGTGCGAAGATCACGCCGCCATCGTTGGCGCCACGACGCGCGGCGGTGTAGCGGATGGTGCTGCCGGCGAACACCGCCACGCCCGAGCCGAAGATGAAGTCGGTGTCGCCCTCGATGGTGCCGCCCTTGAAATAGGCGCGGATCACCGTGTTGGCGCTGCCGGCGCTGACCAGCAGGGTGTCCTGGTTGCCGGTCAGCACCACGTTCTCAATCACCGCCTTGTCGCCGCGCAACGCCAGCGCCACCGCCGACTGGTTGCTGCCGCTGTAGGTGCCTTCGACGTAGCTGTTGACGATCGCCAGGTTGCGCGCCTGGAACTGCGCGGCGCGTACGGTGACGGTGCCGCTGTCGGAGGTGCCGACGGTGCTGCTGGCGGCATTGCTGGCGCAGGGGTGGGTGGCGCTGCCGGTGGGCTTGGGCGTTGGGTTGGCATTGCCGAAGCGGATCGTGGTGCTGGCCGGGCTGCCGCCGAGGCCGAACAGGGTGAGCGGCGGCGCCGTGGCGGGGACGCAGACCAGTTCGGTGTAGGTGCCCGGCGCCACGCTGATGTAGCGGCGCATGCTGCCGCCGGCGGCGACTGCGGCGTCCACCGCGGCCTGCACGGTGCGGTAGCGGGTGCTGCCGTCGGCCGCCACCGCGTAGTCCGCCTGCAGCAGCGCGACCCCGGCGCTCGGATCCCAGTTGTCGGTGACCAGCGCGCCGATCGGGCCGGCCTGGGCCAGGTGGCGTGCGACGGTCTGGTTGGCCGCCTCGCTGCTGGTCAGTTGCGGGCGCGACGCGGTCCCGGTCAGGGCCGGGGCGTCGGTGACGACCCCCGCCGCCAGGGCGAGGGTGGAGGAAAGCAGCAACCAGCGCGATACGGTCATGGAAAGCCTCCGCTCAAGGATAAGGGCCCGCGGCGACGCTCGGAATGATACCGGTGTCATCCGGTCACGTGATACGGCGTCGTCAGCGGACCGGCGATGGTAGGGGCCTTTGCCTACCGCGTCCGGCCGATGCCGCAGCCAGCGATCGGTTGTGCCGTCTCCATCACGTTCGCCGTTGAGCGACGGCGCAGATCGCCGGGAGAGCAGGGGAGTTGCCGCACTTTCGGGCCGTCGATCGCCAGCCCGTCGCGGCACTGCGGCATGGATCTGCGCATGTAGGCCGATGCGGCGTCTCGGTGTGATGGCGGTGTGAATTTGGATACGAACGTCGTCGCGGCTTGCGCTACGCTCGACGCCCATCCCACTTGGAACCCGTCGATTGAAGCGCCTGTGCCGTTGGTGCTGCCTGCTGCTGTGCCTGGGGATGGTCGGGTCGGCGCTGGGGCAGGAACTGCTGTTGCAACGGCTGGCCGCCGACCCGCCGGCGCAGGAGGTGGTGGCGGGGCGCCACGATGCCGCGTTTGCCGATGCCGGCCATGGCGCGACCCTGTACGAGCGCAGCAAGCAGCCCACCTGGTGGCGCATCCGCGCCGACCGCGCGATCGGCAGCGAAGGCCAGCCGCAACTGGTGCTGCAGTCGCCGTACCTGACCCGGGTCGAGGCCTGGGTGCCGGGAAGCGCCGCGCCGATCCGGCGCGCGATCTACGGTGCCGACGCCGACCTGCGCTATTCCACCCGCGCCCTGGTGATCGCCTTGCCGCAGGGGCTGCCGCGCGGCGCCTCGATCTGGCTGCGGGTGCATGCGCCGGCGGCGATGCCGATGCCGGTGGGCATCGTGCCGCTGGCGCAGGTGCAGCGCGAGGACCTGCACTACGTCGGCTGGCGCGCCTTCATCCTCGGCTCGACCGCGGTGCTGGCGATCCTGGCGATCGCGTTGTGGGCGCGCCTGCGCGAGTCGATCTACGGCTACTTCACCGCCAACGTGATGTGCGTGCTGCTGTACCTGCTCGGCCTCGGCGGCGAGGCGCGCGCGGTGCCCGGCCTGGCCAGCGTGTTCGCGTCCTCGCCGACGCCGATGCGCATCGTCGCCGCGCTCGGCGGCTTCTTCATCATCACCTTCCAGCGTCGGCAACTGGAGATGCAGCGGCAACTGCCGCGGCTGGACCGGGTGCTGCGGCTGTGTGCGCTGTATTTGCTGGTCATCGCCATCGCCTGCCTGCTGTCGGACGCGGCGGTGCTGAGCCTGCTCGGCAACCTCGGGCTGATCGTCGGCGCAGCGCTGCTGCTGCCGTGTTGCCTGCTGCTGGCCTTGCGCGGGCAGCGCTACGCCTGGCCGCTGCTGGCCTCGTGGACCCCGTTGTGGATGCTGTGCGTGCTGCGCTGCCTGGAGCTGACCGGCTGGCTGCGCCTGGATCTGGCCGCGCCAGTGCTGGCGCACGGCATCAGCCTGGCCCTGGCG is a genomic window containing:
- a CDS encoding squalene/phytoene synthase family protein; protein product: MSSTSALDAFLDKWRRRWPEWAVAEAFVPAPQRARTVAWFALLQEFDDILNIAGDPLPADAKLAWWGEELRSWAGQRSRHPLGRVLEPVAAPWTQLAEALPSLPQSRAAAADTAHALERLEQFAQAVVAVERVLFDGPAEGAAVPVALQVLAQRLAEAGAATAPLALRGGDEAQQRQRWAQALLKPWPRRVRGPRPRRILSALARARIAQQAATAPKPPGQMATLWRAWWAGLG
- a CDS encoding phosphoglycolate phosphatase is translated as MGNREAPLPRRGFPRVALFDLDGTLLDSAPDLLAAANAVLAEQGRAALTLAQLRPVVSKGSRAMLGVAFPDLPAAERDALIPVFLRHYEALIGRYSQLFDGIAELLQRLEAAGSVWGIVTNKPEALARLILPQLQWEQRCAVLIGGDTLPERKPHPLPLQIAAQRLGVAPHEVVYVGDDERDILAARAAGMASVAVLWGYRLDEDDPLAWRADAMVAAPAELYDAAAWPVSAAAS
- a CDS encoding TMEM175 family protein — protein: MTTSHADSADSKYPHDRVVFFSDAVFAIAITLLAVEIKVPGHAEVEAAGGILAALHRMLPLFIGFAVSFLVTALFWKSHLQLCRHIRQFDDRLSWLNVLQLLLIGLLPFSTALYSDYFGSHEAFSVYCAHLAAIGLAGYWLHAYAVRKEGLAQRLGPLQAQAMKLRAAVSPVVFALCIPVGMAAPWLGRVGFLAIFLLQWGVMRVYQQRIRQAQAAPAP
- the ubiG gene encoding bifunctional 2-polyprenyl-6-hydroxyphenol methylase/3-demethylubiquinol 3-O-methyltransferase UbiG, producing MTASAANASANFDQAELDKFGALATRWWDADGPQKPLHALNPVRLRYVAERLPLRGATVLDVGCGGGLLSEALAKEGAQVTAIDLSPELIKVARLHQFESGVEVDYRVQSVEDLAAAQPASFDAITCMEMLEHVPDPAAIVRACATLLKPGGQLFLSTLNRTPAAFALAIVGAEYVARLLPTGTHRYQDFIKPAELAAWLRQAELQLRDVSGLAYEPWRNRARLSSRTEVNYLACAAKPGIGNGE
- the epmB gene encoding EF-P beta-lysylation protein EpmB, whose translation is MITAAPRPMQPSPPLPTAAPPRWQQAWRDAVRDPRELLALLDLNPQALGVSEQAATQFALRVPRSFVARMRPGDPHDPLLRQVLPIDDEQRRVAGFSLDAVGDTAAKKADGVIHKYRGRALLVATGSCAVHCRYCFRRHFPYADETAARDGWRTAVAAIAADPSIEEVILSGGDPLSLATPKLAELTEALATLPQLKRLRIHSRLPVVLPERVDAPLLAWLRALPWPLAFVIHANHANEFDAGVDAALARLREAGAQLLNQAVLLRGVNDSVEALAALSERSFAAGVLPYYLHQLDRVQGVAHFEVDDATALALHQALAARLSGYLVPKLVREIAGDTGKRPLLP
- a CDS encoding putative acyl-CoA thioester hydrolase, translating into MTVSRWLLLSSTLALAAGVVTDAPALTGTASRPQLTSSEAANQTVARHLAQAGPIGALVTDNWDPSAGVALLQADYAVAADGSTRYRTVQAAVDAAVAAGGSMRRYISVAPGTYTELVCVPATAPPLTLFGLGGSPASTTIRFGNANPTPKPTGSATHPCASNAASSTVGTSDSGTVTVRAAQFQARNLAIVNSYVEGTYSGSNQSAVALALRGDKAVIENVVLTGNQDTLLVSAGSANTVIRAYFKGGTIEGDTDFIFGSGVAVFAGSTIRYTAARRGANDGGVIFAPSTRPGSSYGFLAVGSTFDAVGTPGSGTVWLGRAWDESVGSLSNYVDGTSPNGKVVIRDSALGGHIRKSAPWNASTIGRPYCSSGCSTSANRFYEYANSGAGSAP
- a CDS encoding TRZ/ATZ family hydrolase; this translates as MTSIPESCDLLIEAGYVVPIEPHAVVLEDHAVAVRGSEIVAVLPTAEARTRFAPARTVSRPDAALLPGLVNAHTHNPMTLLRGIADDLPLMVWLQQHIWPVETAVIGPEFVADGTALAIAEMLRGGTTCANENYFFADVQAAVYKQHGFRARVGTVIIDFPTAWAKTSDEYFARACEVHDQWRDDPLVGIAFAPHAPYTVNDANFERVRMLSDQLEVPVHLHTHETAQEIADSLKQYGQRPLARLDRLGLVNDRLIAVHMTQLTDAEIHLCAERGVSVVHCPESNLKLASGFCPACALQRAGVNLAIGTDGCASNNDLDMFSENRTAAILAKAVANDATALDAASTLRAATLGGARALGFGETIGSIEPGKQADLICVDLSALETQPLHNVLSQLVYATGRQQVSDVWIAGQPKLSQRVLVDMDVDALVANARQWRERIRSVHA
- the efp gene encoding elongation factor P; the protein is MASYGMNDVKNGMKILVNSEPAIITDTEYVKPGKGQAFTRVKYRFIKSGRVVEMTMKATDSVEAADVVDTDMQYLYSDGEYWHFMQQETFEQVQADKAGVGDAAKWIKGEEDCVVTLWNGTPIQVTPPNFVELKIVETDPGVRGDTSGGGGKPATLETGAVVRVPLFVGQEEVIRVDTRSGEYVSRVK
- a CDS encoding diguanylate cyclase, translated to MKRLCRWCCLLLCLGMVGSALGQELLLQRLAADPPAQEVVAGRHDAAFADAGHGATLYERSKQPTWWRIRADRAIGSEGQPQLVLQSPYLTRVEAWVPGSAAPIRRAIYGADADLRYSTRALVIALPQGLPRGASIWLRVHAPAAMPMPVGIVPLAQVQREDLHYVGWRAFILGSTAVLAILAIALWARLRESIYGYFTANVMCVLLYLLGLGGEARAVPGLASVFASSPTPMRIVAALGGFFIITFQRRQLEMQRQLPRLDRVLRLCALYLLVIAIACLLSDAAVLSLLGNLGLIVGAALLLPCCLLLALRGQRYAWPLLASWTPLWMLCVLRCLELTGWLRLDLAAPVLAHGISLALAISCLLVTFGLAEQILELRRDRDRASRMATVDELTGILTRAALQQRLADALQEAAHSERPLALAYIDIDHFKRINDIHGHASGDACLRWVAACARARLRSTDTLGRQGGDEMLLLMPGATLEAARRVAEDIRQHVAAQPLPREGQALSCTLSVGVAQWQRGESVAALLQRADAALYASKAAGRNRVSVSTPHRVTHQEPQP